The Tolypothrix sp. NIES-4075 DNA window TGTGGTGGTGTGGGTTCGGGTCCTAGCGGCTGGGGATTTGCCACATACTCGAATTCGCCTTTGCCGTCCATTGAAGGACCTTTTGCCCAACGTCCTTCAGCACTATCGGTGCCTTCAGAATGATTCCAGAACTGATAAGCATACTCGCGCTTCTCCAAATCCAGCGGGAAGGAACTAGGAACAGGAGTACTTTCCAGTCCATCTGCTTTTAATTCTTCAATCGCTGCTTCCCACTGATTTTGGTGCATCGTGTCACGAGCAATCATGAATGAAAGAGTATCTTTCACGCCAGGGTCATCAGACATCTCGTACATCCGTACTGCTTGCAAGCGTCCTTGAGATTCAGCGTGGAGATTTGAACGGAAATCTGCCATTAAATTACCGCTGGCAACGATGAAGCGACCGTTCCAGGGAAAGCCTACACTGTCGGCTGGCATGGCACCCAAACCTGAGACAATGGCGTGTTGGGGATTCATCGCTGCCGCCATAATTACATCTCGTGGGTTACTACCACCCATCACCGCACCCACTACTTGGTCTAAAGCACCTTCTTCTTGCATTTTCACTGGCGCTTTATCCAGCAGATGGGCAATCATCGTTGCCAACATCTCGATATGACCGATTTCTTCAGTACCGATATCTAGCAACATATCGCGGTATTTCGCAGGTCCGCGACAATTCCAGCCCTGGAACAGGTACTGCATCATCACAGTCATTTCCCCAAAGGTGCCACCGATGAGTTCTTGAATTTTCTTCGCGTAGACTGCATCGGGTTTTTCTGGCGGTTTGAAGTATTGTAGTTGTTTTTTATGGTAAAACATTAGTGTTCCTCATTTATTGCATGTGGAGCAGGCGATACAAATTCAGATTTTTCTGAGATTTGGAGCGTGCAGCTGCTTCGGCTGGTACCCGGTGGCTGCTCGTCGCCTATACTTCTAGGAAACCTATTTAATCTGTTGTGTACATCATTCTCAGGTCACATAAAAAATACTTAAAAAATAAGTATATTGACTGTGGTTGTATCCTTCTTGTGGCTGTGGCTGGAAATGCATTCTCATAGGCTGTTGCCTTCATAAAACAAAATAAAAACCAGAGGCTTTGCCTCTGGCAAGGCGTTACCAGGCTAGAGCTAGGTAAAGAGAGTTTAGTATAAATTAATCTTCATCACGACCGTGAATTTGGGCAGGCGGACTGGTTGCTTCAACTGCGGTGAATGATTCCAAGATTTTGTAAGTGTGGGATGCGCCTTTTGGCACTACCCAAGAGTTTCCCGGTTCAAGTACAACTACTTGACCATCAAGGTGTAACTCAGCGCGACCGTTGATTACATAACCAACAGTTTCATATTCTCGCGCTGCTGGTTCTTTGGCTTCACCTGGTTCTTCATTCTCCCAAAGCCGCATGGAAAGGCTTTTGCCAGATGCAAGATATTTCTGACCGAGTTGACCTTTAGGGGAATAAGCGGAGTCTACTTTTTTAACGCTGGTATCCGACATATTTTCTTTCCTTTTTTTACTGTAGTAAGCGCTGTCTTCGCTTAATTAAGCGCTAAGAGCGCTTACTACGAAACACTTTTAAACTTTGATTGTTCTACCTGTGCGAGCTGCTTCGTAAATTAGCTGCATCAGTCTGACATCTTGCAAACCCTCTTCACCTGGGGTTTTCGGCTGTTTGTTATTCATGATGGACTCAGAAAGGTGATCCATCTCCAAAGCGAATTGATTCTGTTCTTGGATATTGCGTTCCTCGTTACCATTCTTGCTTTTAACAGTCAAGCGGTGTTTGTAGTAATCGGTAGCTGGGTCTAACTCCAAGGTAGCGTCAGATCCAAAAACTTGGATGCGTTTGGTGTCCGAGTAGCCGTAGCTGGATGTACAATTGGCAAGCACGCCGCTAGGAAAACGCAAAGTGAAGTTGACATTTTCCTCAACTTCCCGAAAGCGGGGGTCGTTGGGGGTGCTGTACATCATAGCGCTGATTTCTGTGGGTTCCTCACCCGTGATGTATCTTGTGGCATTCAAGCTGTAAATACCGATGTCATAAAGAGAACCGCCACCAGCGAGTTTTTTTTGGGCACGCCAGCGGTCTGATGGTTCTTTAGGGTCGAGGTTGCGTCCGTGGTCAGAAACTATGGATTTCAACTTGCCAAGTTTACCGCTTTGTGCTAATTGAATCGCGGCAAGGTTGAATGGTTCATATTGAGCGCGATATGCAATCATCAATTTGCGCCCTGCTTTTTTGACAGCATCAATCATCGCTTGACATTCAGCGACGGTGACTGCCATCGGCTTTTCACACATGATGTGCTTGGCAGCTTGTGCGCCGCGAATGGTGTATTCTGCGTGTAAAGCGTTGGGCAAAATTACATAAATAACATCTACCTCAGGGTTATTGCGGATAGTGTCGTAATTTTGGTAATTGTAAATATTTTTTGGGTTAACGCCATATTGCCGTGCATACTGTTCGGCTTTAGCGCGATCGCCACTCACCAATGCTACCAATTTTGAACGCTTACACTCAGCAAACGAAGGAATAATTTGTTGGGTGGCAAATTTTCCCAAACCCACAACTGCCCATCCTAACTTTTTTTCTGGTGGTATCGGTGGCTCTTTTGCGGCTTGAGCTAAACTACGGCTGGGTTTAAAAATTGCTGGGACAATACCGAGTGTAATTAACCCAAAACCAGCTTTATGTAAAAGAGTACGACGGCTAAGTTCTGATTTTAATAAGTCAAACATGAAATTTTCAATTGCTAATTGGTAATGGGTAATTGGTAATTGGTAATTGGTAATTGGTAATTGGTAATTATTTTATTGCCTATTACCCATTCCCTATTACCCATTGCCTATTACCCATTCCCTATTACCCATTGCCTATTACCCATTTCCCATTCCCTATTACCCATTCCCCATTCCCCATTCCCCATTCCCTTACGGTTTGAGTACAACTTTGATGCAGTTGTCTTTCTTGTGCTTGAAAATCTCGTAGGCGTGGGGTGCTTGTTCTAGCGGTAGGCGGTGGGTGATAATAAACGATGGATCGATTTCGCCGTTTTGGATGCGCTCAAGTAAGGGACGCAAGTATCTGTGGACGTGAGTTTGTCCCATCTTGAAGGTTAAGGCTTTATTCATGGCTGCACCCATCGGGAATTTATCGAGGAAGCCACCGTAAGCACCCGCTACTGAGACGTGACCACCTTTGCCACAAGCAACGATCGCGTTTCTTAATGCGGTTGGTCTGTCTGGTTCTAGACGCAACTCTTGTTTTACTCTGTCGTATAAGCCCATCAAGTCATTGCCGTGTGCTTCGAGTCCGACTGCATCAATCACAGCGTCGGGACCGCGACCGCCGGTCATTTCTTTGAGGACTTCCCCAACATCAACTTCTTCGTAATTGATGACTTCTGCCTTACCATATTCTTTCGCCATTTGCAAGCGTTCGGGAATGCGATCAATGGCGATGACACGTTCTGCACCGAACATAAAAGCGCTTCTGATGGCGAACTGTCCAACAGGTCCGCAACCCCAAACGGCGACGATATCACCGGGTTTAATGTGGCAGTTCTCCGCTGCCATGTAGCCTGTGGGGAAAATGTCAGTTAAAAATAATACTTGGTCATCTGTTAAGCCATCAGGAATTTTGAATAAACCCACATCGGCAAAGGGTACGCGGGCATATTCTGCCTGACCGCCTGCGTAACCTCCGAAAATATGAGAGTAGCCAAATAGACCTGAGGGAGAATGACCCATGATTTTTTCTGCTAGCCAACCGTTGGGGTTGGAGTTGTCGCACAG harbors:
- a CDS encoding zinc-dependent alcohol dehydrogenase — its product is MKAVCWHGANDVRVDTVPDPKILNPRDAIVKITSTAICGSDLHLFNGYIPTMEKGDILGHEFMGEVVELGSAVNNVKVGDRVVVPFTIACGNCYFCTSDLWSLCDNSNPNGWLAEKIMGHSPSGLFGYSHIFGGYAGGQAEYARVPFADVGLFKIPDGLTDDQVLFLTDIFPTGYMAAENCHIKPGDIVAVWGCGPVGQFAIRSAFMFGAERVIAIDRIPERLQMAKEYGKAEVINYEEVDVGEVLKEMTGGRGPDAVIDAVGLEAHGNDLMGLYDRVKQELRLEPDRPTALRNAIVACGKGGHVSVAGAYGGFLDKFPMGAAMNKALTFKMGQTHVHRYLRPLLERIQNGEIDPSFIITHRLPLEQAPHAYEIFKHKKDNCIKVVLKP
- a CDS encoding Gfo/Idh/MocA family protein, yielding MFDLLKSELSRRTLLHKAGFGLITLGIVPAIFKPSRSLAQAAKEPPIPPEKKLGWAVVGLGKFATQQIIPSFAECKRSKLVALVSGDRAKAEQYARQYGVNPKNIYNYQNYDTIRNNPEVDVIYVILPNALHAEYTIRGAQAAKHIMCEKPMAVTVAECQAMIDAVKKAGRKLMIAYRAQYEPFNLAAIQLAQSGKLGKLKSIVSDHGRNLDPKEPSDRWRAQKKLAGGGSLYDIGIYSLNATRYITGEEPTEISAMMYSTPNDPRFREVEENVNFTLRFPSGVLANCTSSYGYSDTKRIQVFGSDATLELDPATDYYKHRLTVKSKNGNEERNIQEQNQFALEMDHLSESIMNNKQPKTPGEEGLQDVRLMQLIYEAARTGRTIKV
- a CDS encoding cupin domain-containing protein, which translates into the protein MSDTSVKKVDSAYSPKGQLGQKYLASGKSLSMRLWENEEPGEAKEPAAREYETVGYVINGRAELHLDGQVVVLEPGNSWVVPKGASHTYKILESFTAVEATSPPAQIHGRDED
- a CDS encoding manganese catalase family protein; translated protein: MFYHKKQLQYFKPPEKPDAVYAKKIQELIGGTFGEMTVMMQYLFQGWNCRGPAKYRDMLLDIGTEEIGHIEMLATMIAHLLDKAPVKMQEEGALDQVVGAVMGGSNPRDVIMAAAMNPQHAIVSGLGAMPADSVGFPWNGRFIVASGNLMADFRSNLHAESQGRLQAVRMYEMSDDPGVKDTLSFMIARDTMHQNQWEAAIEELKADGLESTPVPSSFPLDLEKREYAYQFWNHSEGTDSAEGRWAKGPSMDGKGEFEYVANPQPLGPEPTPPQPDPRLHGTPKTQQMQGTGDGTVIERREIGG